One Pantoea trifolii DNA segment encodes these proteins:
- the crp gene encoding cAMP-activated global transcriptional regulator CRP, whose protein sequence is MVLGKPQTDPTLEWFLSHCHIHKYPSKSTLIHQGEKAETLYYIVKGSVAVLIKDEEGKEMILSYLNQGDFIGELGLFEEGQERSAWVRAKSACEVAEISYKKFRQLIQVNPDILMRLSSQMARRLQVTSEKVGNLAFLDVTGRIAQTLLNLAKQPDAMTHPDGMQIKITRQEIGQIVGCSRETVGRILKMLEDQNLISAHGKTIVVYGTR, encoded by the coding sequence ATGGTTCTCGGCAAACCGCAAACAGACCCTACACTCGAATGGTTCCTGTCCCATTGCCATATTCACAAATATCCATCCAAAAGCACGCTCATCCATCAGGGTGAGAAAGCGGAAACGCTGTACTACATCGTAAAAGGTTCCGTAGCGGTACTGATTAAAGATGAAGAAGGCAAAGAGATGATTCTCTCCTACCTCAATCAGGGAGATTTCATCGGCGAACTCGGTCTTTTCGAAGAAGGCCAGGAACGTAGTGCCTGGGTACGTGCGAAGTCTGCCTGCGAAGTGGCTGAAATTTCATACAAAAAATTCCGTCAGCTGATTCAGGTAAACCCGGATATTTTAATGCGACTTTCGTCGCAAATGGCGCGTCGTCTGCAAGTCACATCTGAGAAAGTGGGCAACCTTGCCTTCCTCGATGTCACCGGACGTATCGCGCAAACGCTGCTAAATCTGGCCAAACAACCAGATGCGATGACTCACCCAGACGGGATGCAAATCAAAATCACCCGTCAGGAGATTGGTCAGATCGTGGGCTGCTCACGCGAAACCGTGGGTCGTATCCTGAAAATGCTGGAAGATCAGAACCTGATCTCCGCACACGGTAAAACCATCGTCGTTTACGGCACCCGCTAA
- a CDS encoding YccS/YhfK family putative transporter — protein sequence MWRRIIYHPEVNYALRQTLVLCLPVALGWLFGDLQKGLLFSLVPACCNMAGLDTPHKRFFKRLIVGGSLFATGSFLMQILTAYQVPLPLILLALPLLIGVTGEIGPLHARLLPATLIAAIFTLSLVGRMPMWVPPLLYIGGTLWYGLFNWFWFWLWKEQPMRESLSLLFRELADYCDAKYTLLTQLTDPEKALPPLLARQQKAVDLITTCYQQMHMLSASRDNSHKRLTRAFQVALDLQEHISVSLHQPEEVQKLVEESHAEAVIRWNAKIISARLRVLADAILYHQLPDRFHMEKQLGALEKIARQHPDNPVGNFCLYHFSRIARVLRTQKPLYTRDLMADRQRRLPLLPALRSYLSFKSTALRTAARFAVMLMFGSALALFFNIPKPYWILMTIMFVSQNGYSATRVRIQHRALGTFAGLLIAAASLQLAVPESITLLFMLGITLASYLITRKYYGWSMIGFTVTAVYSLQLLSLNGAQFLLPRMMDTLMGCLIAFAGMIWLWPQWQSGLLRKNAHDALEAYQEALRMLLGPEQSPEKLAYQRMKVNQAHNALFNSLNQASSEPGFNLQYLKDMRMWVTHSQFIVEHINAMTILAREHTMLTAKLAERYLQSCEIALQRCQQRLAYDGPGNDSNILEAPENLNEGPVTIVEQHVKRILQHLNVMHTISSLAWSQRPHHGRWLKVLRPKAD from the coding sequence ATGTGGCGTCGAATCATCTATCATCCCGAAGTTAACTACGCGCTGCGGCAAACGCTGGTGCTGTGCCTGCCTGTGGCTCTCGGCTGGCTGTTTGGCGATCTGCAAAAAGGTCTGCTGTTCTCATTAGTGCCGGCCTGCTGCAACATGGCGGGTCTGGATACGCCGCACAAACGCTTCTTCAAACGCCTGATTGTGGGGGGTTCGCTGTTTGCCACCGGCAGTTTCCTGATGCAAATCCTCACCGCTTATCAGGTTCCGCTGCCGCTGATTTTGCTGGCGTTGCCGCTGCTGATTGGCGTGACCGGCGAAATCGGCCCGCTGCATGCACGATTGCTGCCCGCGACTTTGATTGCCGCTATTTTCACGCTCAGCCTGGTTGGACGCATGCCGATGTGGGTGCCGCCGCTGCTCTACATTGGCGGCACGCTATGGTACGGCTTATTCAACTGGTTCTGGTTCTGGCTGTGGAAAGAGCAGCCGATGCGCGAGTCGCTCAGCCTGCTGTTCCGCGAGCTGGCGGATTACTGCGATGCCAAATACACCTTACTGACGCAGCTGACCGATCCGGAAAAAGCGCTGCCACCGTTGCTGGCACGTCAGCAAAAGGCGGTCGATCTCATCACCACCTGCTACCAGCAAATGCATATGCTGTCGGCCAGTCGCGATAACAGCCACAAACGCCTGACGCGCGCTTTCCAGGTGGCGCTGGATTTACAGGAACACATCTCGGTGAGTTTGCATCAGCCGGAAGAGGTGCAGAAGCTGGTTGAAGAGAGCCACGCCGAAGCGGTGATTCGCTGGAACGCCAAAATCATCTCGGCGCGACTGCGCGTGCTGGCGGATGCAATTCTCTACCATCAGCTGCCAGACCGTTTTCATATGGAGAAACAGCTCGGCGCGTTGGAGAAAATTGCGCGCCAGCATCCGGATAACCCGGTCGGCAACTTCTGCCTGTATCACTTCAGCCGCATCGCCCGCGTGTTGCGTACGCAGAAGCCGCTCTACACGCGTGACCTGATGGCCGATCGCCAGCGCCGTTTGCCGCTGTTACCCGCGCTGCGCAGTTATCTGTCATTCAAATCCACCGCGTTACGCACCGCGGCACGCTTTGCCGTGATGCTGATGTTTGGCAGCGCGCTGGCGCTGTTCTTCAACATTCCCAAACCTTACTGGATTCTGATGACCATCATGTTCGTCAGCCAGAACGGTTACAGCGCGACGCGCGTGCGCATCCAGCACCGTGCGCTGGGCACTTTTGCCGGATTGCTGATCGCCGCCGCGTCGCTCCAGCTGGCGGTGCCGGAATCGATCACGCTGCTGTTTATGCTAGGGATCACGCTGGCGAGTTATCTGATCACGCGGAAATATTACGGCTGGTCGATGATTGGCTTCACCGTCACGGCGGTGTATTCGCTGCAGCTGCTGTCGCTCAACGGCGCACAGTTTCTGCTGCCGCGCATGATGGATACCTTGATGGGCTGTTTGATTGCCTTCGCCGGGATGATTTGGCTGTGGCCGCAGTGGCAAAGCGGACTGCTGCGCAAGAACGCGCACGATGCGCTGGAAGCCTATCAGGAAGCGCTGCGAATGCTGTTAGGCCCGGAACAGTCGCCGGAGAAACTGGCTTATCAGCGCATGAAGGTTAATCAGGCGCACAACGCGCTGTTCAACTCATTGAACCAGGCATCGAGCGAACCAGGCTTTAATCTGCAATACCTGAAAGATATGCGCATGTGGGTTACGCACAGTCAGTTCATCGTCGAGCATATTAACGCCATGACGATTCTGGCGCGTGAGCACACCATGTTGACGGCCAAGCTGGCGGAACGTTATCTGCAATCCTGTGAAATCGCGCTGCAGCGTTGTCAGCAGCGACTGGCGTATGATGGGCCGGGCAACGACAGCAATATTCTGGAAGCACCGGAGAATCTCAATGAAGGGCCGGTGACGATTGTCGAACAGCATGTGAAGCGGATTTTGCAGCACCTCAACGTGATGCACACCATCTCTTCGCTGGCGTGGAGCCAGCGACCGCATCATGGCCGCTGGCTCAAGGTGTTACGTCCGAAAGCGGATTAA
- the argD gene encoding bifunctional acetylornithine/succinyldiaminopimelate transaminase — translation MAAEKLAVTRETFDNVILPVYAPAQFVPVKGKGSRVWDQQGKEYIDFSGGIAVTALGHCHPALVETLKTQGETLWHTSNVFTNEPALRLASKLIAATFADRVFFGNSGAEANEAAFKLARYYACKKHSPFKSKIIAFHNAFHGRTLFTVSVGGQPKYSDGFGPKPADIVHVPFNDLNAVKAVIDDHTCAIVVEPIQGEGGVMPATPEFMQGLRALCDEHNALLVLDEVQSGMGRSGKLFAYEHYGIKPDIITSAKALGGGFPVSAMLTTNEIASVMAPGVHGTTYGGNPLACAIAETALDIINTPEVLEGVEARRQQFVEALQAIDSKFAIFSEIRGKGLLIGAALKPQFASKARDILNASAAEGLMILTAGTDVIRFVPSLVIEPTDIAEGMTRFASAIEKVLAA, via the coding sequence ATGGCAGCGGAAAAACTAGCGGTAACCCGGGAAACGTTCGATAACGTTATTTTGCCTGTTTATGCACCTGCGCAGTTTGTGCCGGTAAAAGGTAAAGGCAGCCGAGTGTGGGATCAGCAGGGCAAGGAGTATATCGATTTCTCTGGCGGCATCGCGGTGACTGCATTGGGCCATTGTCATCCGGCGCTGGTGGAAACGCTGAAAACCCAGGGCGAAACCTTGTGGCACACCAGCAACGTGTTCACCAACGAACCAGCGCTGCGTCTGGCGAGTAAATTGATTGCCGCGACCTTTGCCGATCGGGTGTTTTTCGGTAACTCCGGTGCGGAAGCCAACGAAGCAGCATTCAAGCTGGCGCGTTATTACGCCTGCAAAAAACACAGCCCGTTCAAAAGCAAAATTATCGCCTTCCATAACGCCTTCCACGGCCGCACGCTGTTCACCGTGTCGGTTGGCGGCCAGCCGAAATACTCCGATGGCTTCGGTCCAAAACCGGCGGATATCGTGCATGTGCCGTTCAACGATCTCAATGCGGTAAAAGCGGTGATTGATGATCACACCTGCGCCATCGTGGTCGAGCCGATTCAGGGCGAAGGCGGCGTAATGCCGGCCACGCCAGAGTTTATGCAAGGTCTGCGCGCGCTGTGCGATGAACACAATGCGCTGCTGGTGCTGGATGAAGTGCAGAGCGGTATGGGACGTAGCGGCAAACTGTTTGCGTATGAGCATTACGGTATCAAGCCCGATATTATTACCAGCGCGAAAGCGCTGGGCGGCGGTTTCCCGGTGAGCGCGATGTTGACTACCAACGAAATCGCCTCGGTGATGGCGCCGGGCGTTCACGGTACCACTTACGGCGGCAATCCGCTGGCCTGTGCCATCGCTGAAACGGCGCTGGATATCATCAACACGCCAGAAGTACTGGAAGGCGTTGAAGCACGTCGTCAGCAGTTCGTTGAAGCGCTGCAAGCCATCGACAGCAAATTCGCTATCTTCAGCGAGATTCGTGGCAAAGGGCTGCTGATTGGTGCCGCGCTGAAGCCGCAGTTCGCCAGCAAAGCGCGTGACATCCTCAACGCTTCTGCAGCGGAAGGGCTGATGATTCTCACCGCCGGTACCGACGTGATCCGTTTTGTGCCGTCGCTGGTGATTGAACCTACCGATATCGCCGAAGGCATGACGCGTTTCGCCAGCGCGATTGAAAAGGTGCTGGCCGCTTAA
- a CDS encoding aminodeoxychorismate synthase component II gives MLLLIDNYDSFTWNLYQYFCELGAEVRVVRNDAITLDEMQALPLTHLVISPGPCTPDQSGISLAAIRHFAGHVPILGVCLGHQAIAQAYGAQVVRARQVMHGKTSLIQHTNQGVFRDLNNPLTVTRYHSLIVARDTLPAEFEVTAWTLRDGQPDEIMGFRHRTLPLEGVQFHPESILSEQGHQLLANFLNA, from the coding sequence ATGCTGCTGCTAATCGATAACTACGACTCCTTCACCTGGAATCTCTACCAGTACTTTTGCGAACTGGGCGCGGAGGTGCGCGTGGTGCGTAACGACGCCATTACGCTGGATGAGATGCAAGCGCTGCCGCTGACGCATCTGGTGATTTCGCCGGGTCCGTGTACGCCGGATCAGTCTGGCATCTCGCTCGCGGCGATTCGCCATTTCGCCGGGCACGTGCCGATCCTCGGCGTTTGCCTTGGGCATCAGGCGATTGCACAAGCCTATGGCGCGCAGGTGGTGCGCGCGCGCCAGGTGATGCATGGCAAAACCTCCCTGATCCAGCACACCAACCAAGGTGTGTTTCGCGATCTGAATAATCCGCTGACCGTGACGCGCTATCACTCATTGATTGTGGCGCGCGATACGCTGCCCGCTGAGTTTGAAGTCACCGCGTGGACCCTGCGCGACGGCCAGCCGGATGAGATCATGGGTTTCCGCCATCGCACTTTGCCGCTGGAAGGCGTGCAGTTCCATCCGGAAAGCATCCTCAGTGAGCAAGGGCATCAGCTGCTGGCTAATTTCCTCAACGCGTAA
- a CDS encoding putative adenosine monophosphate-protein transferase Fic, translating to MVDNSLAVRDPYLWHNDNVLKNRLDIHDEAQLRKAELAFSAARLATVELGQRSIGLPRLCHIHRTLFQDLYSWAGELRTIDIWRDETPYCHCEYIEKEGNTLMQALEEERGLADLEQEAFVARIAHYYCEIFVLHPFRAGNGRAQRIFFEQLALHAGYQLSWETLERDAWRAAISAGVAGDLAPLTAQFAKVVSPAN from the coding sequence ATGGTGGATAACAGCTTAGCAGTACGCGATCCCTATTTGTGGCACAACGACAATGTGTTGAAGAATCGCCTCGATATTCATGATGAAGCCCAACTGCGTAAAGCGGAACTGGCGTTCAGCGCCGCGCGCCTGGCGACAGTAGAACTTGGCCAGCGCAGCATCGGTTTGCCACGTCTTTGCCATATTCATCGCACGCTGTTTCAGGATCTCTACAGCTGGGCAGGAGAATTGCGCACCATCGATATCTGGCGCGATGAAACGCCGTATTGTCATTGCGAATATATCGAGAAAGAAGGCAATACGCTGATGCAGGCGCTGGAGGAAGAGCGCGGCCTGGCTGACCTTGAGCAGGAAGCGTTCGTGGCGCGTATCGCACATTATTACTGTGAGATCTTCGTGCTGCATCCGTTCCGCGCCGGCAATGGCCGCGCGCAGCGCATCTTCTTCGAACAGTTGGCACTGCATGCCGGTTATCAGCTTTCCTGGGAAACGCTCGAACGCGATGCGTGGCGCGCTGCGATCTCGGCGGGCGTCGCCGGCGATCTGGCACCGCTTACCGCGCAGTTTGCGAAAGTGGTGAGCCCGGCGAACTAA
- a CDS encoding YhfG family protein, whose protein sequence is MTSKLTEKQKATLWQQRRAASYQSSCRLAGYSYSEALIDAEHAEERLESLRRQYGG, encoded by the coding sequence ATGACTAGCAAACTCACTGAGAAACAGAAAGCCACTTTGTGGCAGCAGCGCCGTGCTGCGAGCTACCAATCCAGCTGTCGACTGGCCGGATATTCCTATAGTGAAGCTCTTATCGATGCCGAACATGCTGAGGAGCGACTTGAGTCGCTGAGGAGGCAATATGGTGGATAA
- the ppiA gene encoding peptidylprolyl isomerase A: MLKRTLTAAVALLALSSVSSAALAAKGDPHVLLTTSAGNIELELNNQKAPVSVKNFVDYVNNGFYNNTIFHRVIPGFMIQGGGFTTDMQQKQTVAPIKNEADNGLRNLRGTISMARTADKDSATSQFFLNVADNAFLDHGQRDFGYAVFGKVVKGQDVIDKIAQVPTKDVGPYQNVPSKPIVILSAKVLP; the protein is encoded by the coding sequence ATGCTTAAACGTACTTTGACAGCGGCGGTTGCCCTGTTAGCGCTCTCTTCTGTATCTTCTGCCGCGCTTGCCGCAAAAGGGGATCCACATGTGCTGCTCACCACCTCTGCGGGCAATATTGAACTCGAGCTTAACAACCAGAAAGCCCCGGTTTCGGTGAAAAACTTCGTTGATTACGTCAACAATGGTTTTTACAACAACACCATTTTCCACCGCGTGATCCCTGGTTTTATGATTCAGGGCGGCGGTTTCACTACCGATATGCAGCAGAAGCAAACGGTAGCGCCGATCAAGAACGAAGCCGACAACGGCTTGCGTAATCTGCGCGGCACCATTTCGATGGCGCGTACCGCAGATAAAGATAGCGCCACCAGCCAGTTCTTCCTCAACGTAGCCGACAACGCCTTCCTCGATCACGGTCAGCGTGATTTCGGTTATGCGGTGTTTGGTAAAGTTGTGAAAGGCCAGGATGTGATCGACAAGATTGCGCAGGTCCCGACTAAAGATGTCGGTCCGTACCAAAATGTGCCGTCAAAACCGATTGTTATCCTCTCCGCCAAAGTCCTGCCTTAA
- the tsgA gene encoding MFS transporter TsgA, which produces MTNRNRIGLTWISYFSYALTGALVIVTGMVLDNIAQYFQRPISEMSNTFTFLNAGILVSVFLNAWLMVIVPLKRQLIFGFVLMILAVAGLMTSHDLTVFSLCMFILGVVSGITMSIGTFLITHLYDGRQRGARLLFTDSFFSMAGTIFPIIAGILLARALPWYWVYACIGIIYVAIFVLTLFIEFPVLKSEAAKPGVEKEKWGIGVLFLSIAALCYILGQLGFISWVPEYATKSMGMDIAAAGQLVGNFWTAYMVGMWVFSFVLRFFDLQRILMVLAALATGLMYWFVTSKDASMLHWIIMTLGFSSSAIYTTIITLGSLQTKVSSPKLVNFILTCGTVGTMLTFVVTGPIVAQGGAHAALSTANGLYAVVFVMCVLLGFVTKHRQHGHVTH; this is translated from the coding sequence ATGACAAACCGTAATCGCATTGGCCTTACCTGGATTAGCTATTTCTCCTATGCGCTCACTGGCGCACTGGTGATTGTTACCGGTATGGTGCTGGACAATATCGCGCAGTATTTCCAGCGCCCTATTTCAGAAATGAGCAACACCTTCACATTCCTTAATGCGGGCATTTTAGTGTCGGTGTTCCTGAACGCCTGGCTGATGGTGATAGTGCCGTTGAAGCGCCAGCTGATCTTTGGTTTTGTGCTGATGATTCTCGCCGTTGCGGGTCTGATGACCAGCCACGATCTCACCGTTTTCTCGCTGTGCATGTTCATTCTCGGCGTGGTGAGCGGCATCACCATGTCGATCGGTACTTTCCTGATCACTCATCTGTACGATGGCCGTCAGCGTGGCGCACGTCTGCTGTTTACCGATTCGTTCTTCAGCATGGCGGGCACCATCTTCCCGATCATCGCCGGTATTCTGCTGGCGCGCGCGCTGCCGTGGTATTGGGTGTACGCCTGCATCGGTATCATTTATGTCGCCATCTTTGTGCTGACGCTGTTCATTGAGTTCCCGGTACTGAAAAGCGAAGCCGCTAAGCCAGGCGTTGAGAAAGAGAAATGGGGCATCGGCGTGCTGTTCCTGTCGATTGCGGCGCTGTGCTACATCCTCGGCCAGCTCGGCTTTATTTCATGGGTGCCCGAATACGCCACCAAATCGATGGGCATGGATATCGCCGCTGCCGGTCAGCTGGTGGGTAACTTCTGGACCGCGTACATGGTCGGCATGTGGGTGTTCAGCTTCGTGCTGCGCTTCTTCGATCTGCAACGCATCCTGATGGTGCTGGCCGCGCTGGCAACCGGTTTGATGTACTGGTTTGTCACCTCTAAAGACGCCAGCATGCTGCACTGGATCATCATGACGCTGGGCTTCAGCTCAAGCGCGATTTACACCACCATCATCACGCTGGGATCGCTGCAAACCAAGGTCTCTTCACCGAAGCTGGTGAACTTCATCCTGACCTGCGGCACCGTCGGCACCATGCTGACGTTCGTGGTGACCGGCCCAATCGTGGCACAAGGTGGCGCACATGCCGCGCTCTCTACCGCTAACGGTTTGTACGCCGTGGTGTTTGTGATGTGTGTTCTGCTCGGCTTTGTGACCAAACATCGCCAGCACGGCCACGTAACGCACTAA
- a CDS encoding cytosine deaminase, producing the protein MANPSLKWINNLRLAGQQGLWQIEIDNGKIAQIRPQPPQTVAQPDALDAQGGLASAPFIEPHIHLDTTQTAGEPAWNQSGTLFEGIERWAERKALLSRDDVKQRAQQTLKWQIANGIQHVRTHVDVSDPTLTALKAMLEVKAEMAPWIDIQIVAFPQEGILSYPNGEALLEEALRMGADVVGAIPHYEFTREYGVESLHKTFALANRYDRLVDVHCDEIDDEQSRFVETVAALAHRDGNGERVTASHTTAMHSYNNAYTSRLFRLLKLSNINFVANPLVNIHLQGRFDSYPKRRGITRVKELLEANINVCFGHDDVFDPWYPLGTASMLQVLHMGLHVCQLMGYEQINNGLQLITTNSAKTMQLANYGIEAGNDASLIILPAESGFDAVRRQVPVRYSVRKGVLVAATQPASSEIYLAEKEAVTFKR; encoded by the coding sequence ATGGCAAACCCGTCACTGAAGTGGATCAACAACCTGCGCTTAGCGGGCCAGCAGGGCTTGTGGCAGATCGAAATCGATAACGGCAAGATTGCGCAGATTCGCCCGCAGCCGCCGCAAACCGTAGCGCAGCCGGACGCGCTGGATGCGCAGGGCGGACTGGCGAGCGCGCCATTTATCGAGCCGCATATTCATCTCGACACCACGCAAACCGCCGGCGAACCCGCCTGGAACCAATCCGGCACGCTGTTTGAAGGCATCGAACGCTGGGCGGAGCGCAAAGCGTTGTTGAGCCGTGACGATGTGAAACAGCGCGCGCAACAGACCTTGAAGTGGCAAATTGCCAACGGTATTCAGCATGTGCGTACTCACGTGGATGTCTCCGATCCCACGCTCACCGCGTTAAAGGCTATGCTGGAAGTGAAAGCGGAAATGGCGCCGTGGATCGATATCCAGATTGTGGCGTTTCCGCAGGAAGGCATTCTCTCTTATCCCAACGGTGAAGCGTTGCTGGAAGAGGCGCTGCGCATGGGCGCGGATGTGGTGGGCGCGATTCCGCACTACGAATTCACCCGCGAATACGGCGTGGAGTCGCTGCATAAAACCTTTGCGCTGGCTAATCGCTACGATCGGCTGGTGGATGTGCACTGCGACGAGATCGACGATGAGCAGTCGCGCTTTGTGGAAACCGTGGCGGCGCTGGCGCACCGTGATGGCAACGGTGAGCGCGTCACCGCCAGTCATACCACGGCGATGCACTCCTACAACAATGCCTATACGTCGCGGCTGTTCCGTCTGCTCAAGCTTTCTAACATCAACTTTGTTGCCAATCCGCTGGTGAATATCCATCTGCAAGGGCGCTTTGATAGCTATCCAAAACGTCGTGGCATCACGCGAGTGAAAGAGCTGCTGGAAGCAAACATCAACGTCTGTTTCGGGCACGATGATGTGTTCGATCCCTGGTATCCGCTCGGCACTGCCAGCATGTTGCAGGTGCTGCATATGGGATTGCATGTTTGCCAGTTGATGGGCTACGAGCAGATTAATAATGGCTTGCAGCTGATCACCACGAACAGCGCCAAGACCATGCAGCTGGCGAATTACGGTATTGAGGCAGGTAATGATGCCAGTTTGATTATTCTGCCGGCGGAGAGTGGATTTGATGCGGTGCGGCGGCAGGTGCCGGTACGTTATTCAGTGCGTAAAGGCGTGTTGGTGGCAGCGACGCAGCCCGCCAGCAGCGAGATCTATTTAGCGGAAAAAGAAGCGGTAACCTTCAAACGCTGA